One Bradysia coprophila strain Holo2 unplaced genomic scaffold, BU_Bcop_v1 contig_583, whole genome shotgun sequence genomic window carries:
- the LOC119083270 gene encoding putative odorant receptor 85e codes for MAAKRLSKIENYFSVQTVNLVFVGIWFNVEKILNISPRITRILNWIYDIFILTLLSHILILYFITLKAKLGYDEISFNEITDAVSQINVYGFTTFMHYYCRIRSKRHIELLNYVNRHFRFRSNKGLTYVTSERIYFITKTLSFYWTLTGVVSTLKFGLTPIITRKRMLPLKLMYPFETLESPTYEILMILQSIAQVNVGFGFLICVNFGVVIAMLIGTQYDILAVSNKNILHTAMFNAGRISELRKLQEKHEILYDDSNVYYMSKEEMDNLDDGVNPTPVQNGSLNCKSLTTKPSSSSPKDSHPKLYNELRDALRENVLHHQTIIEAHRILEDIMSPIILVKYTQVTTLLCTLFVTILKISGPVMVSFIEYGMMAIFDLAMLCYAGEIIKTESLKVGDALLRSQWYRFDVKFQRLIVIVLANTQKSLVITGGKFFNLGWDLFVTSLKLSFSCFTLLNKLGNN; via the exons ATGGCAGCCAAAAGACtatctaaaattgaaaattattttagcgTACAAACGGTCAATCTGGTATTCGTTGGCATTTGGTTTAAtgttgagaaaattttgaacatttcaCCGCGGATAACCAGAATTTTGAATTGGATCTATGATATCTTCATATTGACATTGCTGTCGCACATCCTCATATTGTACTTTATTACGCTGAAGGCGAAGCTGGGATACGATGAAATctcttttaatgaaataaccgATGCTGTGTCACAGATAAATGTTTACGGATTCACCACATTCATGCACTATTATTGTCGCATCAGAAGCAAACGGCATATTGAGCTACTGAACTATGTGAATCgacattttcgatttcgatCGAATAAAG GATTGACCTACGTCACCTCCGAACGAATTTATTTCATAACCAAAACTCTATCATTTTACTGGACACTCACGGGCGTGGTATCAACACTAAAGTTTGGCCTGACTCCGATAATAACTCGAAAACGAATGTTGCCGTTGAAATTGATGTATCCATTTGAGACACTG GAAAGTCCTacgtatgaaattttaatgattcTACAGTCAATAGCTCAAGTGAATGTCGGATTCGGTTTTTTGATTTGTGTCAATTTCGGTGTCGTCATTGCAATGCTTATTGGTACCCAGTATGATATACTGGctgtatcaaacaaaaatatactGCACACAGCTATGTTTAACGCTGGACGTATTTCGGAGCTGAG AAAGCTCCAAGAAAAACACGAAATACTCTACGACGATTCAAACGTTTATTACATGAGCAAAGAGGAAATGGACAATCTAGATGATGGTGTGAACCCTACACCAGTCCAGAATGGTTCGTTGAATTGCAAAAG TCTTACCACTAAACCATCGTCATCGTCCCCAAAGGATAGCCATCCAAAGCTCTATAACGAACTCCGTGATGCGTTGCGGGAAAACGTTTTACATCATCAGACCATTATCGAAGCTCATCGAATTTTGGAGGACATCATGAGTCCAATTATTTTGGTGAAATATACACAGGTTACCACACTGCTTTGCACTCTCTTTGTGACTATTCTGAAG ATATCGGGCCCGGTAATGGTCTCGTTCATCGAATACGGAATGATGGCCATATTTGACTTAGCCATGTTGTGCTACGCTGGTGAAATTATTAAGACTGAG AGTCTTAAAGTCGGTGATGCCCTTCTACGTTCCCAGTGGTATCGATTCGATGTCAAATTCCAGCGACTCATTGTCATTGTTTTGGCAAACACCCAAAAATCGCTCGTTATCACTGGcggtaaatttttcaatcttgGTTGGGATTTATTTGTGACT AGTTTAAAACTTTCGTTTTCTTGTTTCACCTTACTTAACAAGCTTGGAAATAATTAG
- the LOC119083296 gene encoding uncharacterized protein LOC119083296, protein MVAIKLFAFLFAICVINESAAFRIPREIAAEAEPTSQEAGEYITSLISSELNGKVPRNRINDVNKVVMDMMLAKTSAEQGANGLKFLKLLIESTLAVRNIPFTPEQFTALENAVDSALTDDDKNPNEITDRDIAAIRTELLKIFSAEVTTIVTDILSTFKENVSSDESGQTMINWINTIIRGTKKRYGTRSRLRYHPRA, encoded by the exons ATGgttgcaataaaattattcgcaTTTTTGTTCGCCATTTGCGTGATCAAC GAGTCCGCGGCCTTTCGTATACCTCGTGAAATAGCTGCTGAAGCCGAACCAACAAGTCAAGAAGCTGGCGAATACATAACAAGCTTAATCAGTAGCGAATTGAATGGCAAGGTACCAAGAAATCGTATCAATGACGTCAATAAAGTCGTCATGGATATGATGTTGGCCAAAACGTCTGCTGAACAAGGTGCTAATGGC ttgaaattcttgaaattattGATCGAGTCTACATTAGCCGTAAGAAACATTCCTTTTACACCGGAACAATTCACTGCTCTGGAAAATGCTGTAGATTCAGCGTTGACCGATGACGACAAAAATCCCAACGAAATTACGGACAGAGACATTGCCGCCATTCGAACTGAAttgctaaaaatattttccgctGAGGTTACCACAATCGTTACGGATATTTTGTCAACATTCAAAGAGAATGTCTCTTCCGATGAATCAGGTCAAACAATG ATCAATTGGATAAACACCATCATCAGAGGAACTAAAAAACGTTATGGAACTAGAAGTCGTTTACGCTACCACCCACGTGCATAA
- the LOC119083260 gene encoding zinc finger protein 415-like isoform X3: MDPLERDMDDSFAGIPAEGLFQTILSEVERLQLEHFNNTTVTFDSLLLNHSRCDSVYLDEMLTEFGSEFPAVESDAGLYDRAPSDCGIRLPKTNHNKVIRSHISNFVEENCEEISPIKNGCGCEIQTNSTVSGGEFMTIISQLKQQQDMILELLKNNLAVNSHTKQQDEMILQLRQQLNTLTELHQTSRIDESLQNTQVDQEPAAEPSDGTQFNEINEIVTNTTNELSPLSDSGRMEQLQEIEGVQSPTADITQSIDDASELGRPEHPMPLYQEDNLNQSERSLRIKQVRSIRIRKAYGKHSTCNLGSTETSAENPRNSRKRSKIYTCGECKKQFNRKSNFTVHLRIHSGEKPYQCKECNSAFNRLGNLRTHQRTHSGEKPYQCKECNSAFNRSNNLRTHQRIHSGEKPYQCKECNSAFSQSSSLRTHQRIHSGEKPYQCKECNSAFNQSEHLRRHQRMHSGEKPCKCKECGIAFKHSRSLKRHQRIHSGEGPFMCGICKKSFQQKNSLSFHMDVHSAGEKSHK; this comes from the exons ATGGATCCATTAGAG cGGGACATGGACGATTCATTTGCTGGAATTCCTGCAGAAGGATTGTTCCAAACAATTCTATCGGAAGTTGAACGACTGCAACTTGAACATTTCAATAATACTACTGTCACCTTCGATAGTCTCCTTCTGAATCACAGTAGATGTGATAGTGTATATCTGGACGAAATGTTAACCGAGTTCGGATCGGAATTTCCAGCAGTTGAATCAGACGCTGGACTCTACGACAGAGCTCCAAGTGATTGTGGCATCCGACTACCGAAAACTAATCATAACAAAGTGATACGTAGCCACATTAGCAACTTCGTCGAAGAAAACTGCGAAGAAATCAGTCCGATCAAAAACGGCTGTGGTTGTGAGATACAGACAAATTCGACGGTATCAGGTGGAGAGTTTATGACTATAATAAGTCAATTGAAACAGCAGCAGGACATGATTCTAGAATTGCTAAAGAATAACTTGGCTGTGAACAGTCACACGAAGCAGCAAGATGAAATGATATTACAATTGCGACAGCAGTTGAACACCTTAACCGAGCTTCACCAGACGAGTCGGATAGACGAAAGCCTGCAGAACACACAA GTTGATCAAGAACCAGCAGCTGAACCTAGTGACGGAACGCAGTTCaatgaaatcaatgaaattgtcACTAACACAACGAATGAACTATCGCCACTAAGTGACTCTGGTCGAATGGAACAACTTCAAGA AATCGAGGGTGTGCAGTCGCCTACAGCGGACATAACGCAATCGATCGACGATGCCTCAGAATTAGGGCGGCCAGAACACCCAATGCCGTTATATCAAGAAGATAATTTGAACCAATCAGAACGCTCATTGAGGATTAAACAG GTTCGCTCCATCCGGATTAGGAAAGCTTATGGGAAACATAGTACGTGTAATTTAGGCAGCACCGAGACATCTGCTGAAAACCCACGAAACTCTCGTAAAA GATCGAAAATTTATACCTGTGGAGAGTGTAAAAAGCAATTCAATAGGAAGAGCAATTTTACCGTTCATTTGAGGATCCATAGTG GTGAGAAGCCCTACCAGTGTAAGGAGTGTAATTCTGCTTTCAATCGATTAGGCAATTTGAGAACACATCAACGGACTCACTCTG gtGAGAAGCCCTACCAGTGTAAGGAGTGTAATTCTGCTTTCAATCGATCAAACAATTTGAGAACACATCAACGGATTCATTCCG gtGAGAAGCCCTACCAGTGTAAGGAGTGTAATTCTGCTTTCAGTCAATCAAGCAGTTTGAGAACACATCAACGGATTCATTCCG gtGAGAAGCCCTACCAGTGTAAGGAGTGTAATTCTGCTTTCAATCAATCAGAGCATTTGAGAAGACATCAACGGATGCACTCTG GTGAAAAACCTTGCAAATGTAAGGAGTGTGGTATTGCGTTCAAACATTCTAGGTCTCTGAAAAGACATCAAAGGATTCATTCTG GTGAGGGGCCGTTCATGTGTGGTATTTGCAAGAAGTcgttccaacaaaaaaattctttgtcgTTTCACATGGATGTTCACAGCG CAGGTGAAAAGTCTCACAAATGA
- the LOC119083260 gene encoding zinc finger protein 415-like isoform X2 has protein sequence MDPLERDMDDSFAGIPAEGLFQTILSEVERLQLEHFNNTTVTFDSLLLNHSRCDSVYLDEMLTEFGSEFPAVESDAGLYDRAPSDCGIRLPKTNHNKVIRSHISNFVEENCEEISPIKNGCGCEIQTNSTVSGGEFMTIISQLKQQQDMILELLKNNLAVNSHTKQQDEMILQLRQQLNTLTELHQTSRIDESLQNTQVDQEPAAEPSDGTQFNEINEIVTNTTNELSPLSDSGRMEQLQEIEGVQSPTADITQSIDDASELGRPEHPMPLYQEDNLNQSERSLRIKQVRSIRIRKAYGKHSTCNLGSTETSAENPRNSRKRSKIYTCGECKKQFNRKSNFTVHLRIHSGEKPFQCEESSAAFNRSDNLRTHQRTHSGEKPYQCKECNSAFNRSNNLRTHQRIHSGEKPYQCKECNSAFSQSSSLRTHQRIHSGEKPYQCKECNSAFNQSEHLRRHQRMHSGEKPCKCKECGIAFKHSRSLKRHQRIHSGEGPFMCGICKKSFQQKNSLSFHMDVHSAGEKSHK, from the exons ATGGATCCATTAGAG cGGGACATGGACGATTCATTTGCTGGAATTCCTGCAGAAGGATTGTTCCAAACAATTCTATCGGAAGTTGAACGACTGCAACTTGAACATTTCAATAATACTACTGTCACCTTCGATAGTCTCCTTCTGAATCACAGTAGATGTGATAGTGTATATCTGGACGAAATGTTAACCGAGTTCGGATCGGAATTTCCAGCAGTTGAATCAGACGCTGGACTCTACGACAGAGCTCCAAGTGATTGTGGCATCCGACTACCGAAAACTAATCATAACAAAGTGATACGTAGCCACATTAGCAACTTCGTCGAAGAAAACTGCGAAGAAATCAGTCCGATCAAAAACGGCTGTGGTTGTGAGATACAGACAAATTCGACGGTATCAGGTGGAGAGTTTATGACTATAATAAGTCAATTGAAACAGCAGCAGGACATGATTCTAGAATTGCTAAAGAATAACTTGGCTGTGAACAGTCACACGAAGCAGCAAGATGAAATGATATTACAATTGCGACAGCAGTTGAACACCTTAACCGAGCTTCACCAGACGAGTCGGATAGACGAAAGCCTGCAGAACACACAA GTTGATCAAGAACCAGCAGCTGAACCTAGTGACGGAACGCAGTTCaatgaaatcaatgaaattgtcACTAACACAACGAATGAACTATCGCCACTAAGTGACTCTGGTCGAATGGAACAACTTCAAGA AATCGAGGGTGTGCAGTCGCCTACAGCGGACATAACGCAATCGATCGACGATGCCTCAGAATTAGGGCGGCCAGAACACCCAATGCCGTTATATCAAGAAGATAATTTGAACCAATCAGAACGCTCATTGAGGATTAAACAG GTTCGCTCCATCCGGATTAGGAAAGCTTATGGGAAACATAGTACGTGTAATTTAGGCAGCACCGAGACATCTGCTGAAAACCCACGAAACTCTCGTAAAA GATCGAAAATTTATACCTGTGGAGAGTGTAAAAAGCAATTCAATAGGAAGAGCAATTTTACCGTTCATTTGAGGATCCATAGTG gTGAGAAGCCATTTCAGTGTGAGGAGAGCAGTGCCGCTTTCAATCGATCAGACAATTTGAGAACACATCAACGGACTCACTCTG gtGAGAAGCCCTACCAGTGTAAGGAGTGTAATTCTGCTTTCAATCGATCAAACAATTTGAGAACACATCAACGGATTCATTCCG gtGAGAAGCCCTACCAGTGTAAGGAGTGTAATTCTGCTTTCAGTCAATCAAGCAGTTTGAGAACACATCAACGGATTCATTCCG gtGAGAAGCCCTACCAGTGTAAGGAGTGTAATTCTGCTTTCAATCAATCAGAGCATTTGAGAAGACATCAACGGATGCACTCTG GTGAAAAACCTTGCAAATGTAAGGAGTGTGGTATTGCGTTCAAACATTCTAGGTCTCTGAAAAGACATCAAAGGATTCATTCTG GTGAGGGGCCGTTCATGTGTGGTATTTGCAAGAAGTcgttccaacaaaaaaattctttgtcgTTTCACATGGATGTTCACAGCG CAGGTGAAAAGTCTCACAAATGA
- the LOC119083260 gene encoding zinc finger protein 415-like isoform X4: MDPLERDMDDSFAGIPAEGLFQTILSEVERLQLEHFNNTTVTFDSLLLNHSRCDSVYLDEMLTEFGSEFPAVESDAGLYDRAPSDCGIRLPKTNHNKVIRSHISNFVEENCEEISPIKNGCGCEIQTNSTVSGGEFMTIISQLKQQQDMILELLKNNLAVNSHTKQQDEMILQLRQQLNTLTELHQTSRIDESLQNTQVDQEPAAEPSDGTQFNEINEIVTNTTNELSPLSDSGRMEQLQEIEGVQSPTADITQSIDDASELGRPEHPMPLYQEDNLNQSERSLRIKQVRSIRIRKAYGKHSTCNLGSTETSAENPRNSRKRSKIYTCGECKKQFNRKSNFTVHLRIHSGEKPFQCEESSAAFNRSDNLRTHQRTHSGEKPYQCKECNSAFSQSSSLRTHQRIHSGEKPYQCKECNSAFNQSEHLRRHQRMHSGEKPCKCKECGIAFKHSRSLKRHQRIHSGEGPFMCGICKKSFQQKNSLSFHMDVHSAGEKSHK, from the exons ATGGATCCATTAGAG cGGGACATGGACGATTCATTTGCTGGAATTCCTGCAGAAGGATTGTTCCAAACAATTCTATCGGAAGTTGAACGACTGCAACTTGAACATTTCAATAATACTACTGTCACCTTCGATAGTCTCCTTCTGAATCACAGTAGATGTGATAGTGTATATCTGGACGAAATGTTAACCGAGTTCGGATCGGAATTTCCAGCAGTTGAATCAGACGCTGGACTCTACGACAGAGCTCCAAGTGATTGTGGCATCCGACTACCGAAAACTAATCATAACAAAGTGATACGTAGCCACATTAGCAACTTCGTCGAAGAAAACTGCGAAGAAATCAGTCCGATCAAAAACGGCTGTGGTTGTGAGATACAGACAAATTCGACGGTATCAGGTGGAGAGTTTATGACTATAATAAGTCAATTGAAACAGCAGCAGGACATGATTCTAGAATTGCTAAAGAATAACTTGGCTGTGAACAGTCACACGAAGCAGCAAGATGAAATGATATTACAATTGCGACAGCAGTTGAACACCTTAACCGAGCTTCACCAGACGAGTCGGATAGACGAAAGCCTGCAGAACACACAA GTTGATCAAGAACCAGCAGCTGAACCTAGTGACGGAACGCAGTTCaatgaaatcaatgaaattgtcACTAACACAACGAATGAACTATCGCCACTAAGTGACTCTGGTCGAATGGAACAACTTCAAGA AATCGAGGGTGTGCAGTCGCCTACAGCGGACATAACGCAATCGATCGACGATGCCTCAGAATTAGGGCGGCCAGAACACCCAATGCCGTTATATCAAGAAGATAATTTGAACCAATCAGAACGCTCATTGAGGATTAAACAG GTTCGCTCCATCCGGATTAGGAAAGCTTATGGGAAACATAGTACGTGTAATTTAGGCAGCACCGAGACATCTGCTGAAAACCCACGAAACTCTCGTAAAA GATCGAAAATTTATACCTGTGGAGAGTGTAAAAAGCAATTCAATAGGAAGAGCAATTTTACCGTTCATTTGAGGATCCATAGTG gTGAGAAGCCATTTCAGTGTGAGGAGAGCAGTGCCGCTTTCAATCGATCAGACAATTTGAGAACACATCAACGGACTCACTCTG gtGAGAAGCCCTACCAGTGTAAGGAGTGTAATTCTGCTTTCAGTCAATCAAGCAGTTTGAGAACACATCAACGGATTCATTCCG gtGAGAAGCCCTACCAGTGTAAGGAGTGTAATTCTGCTTTCAATCAATCAGAGCATTTGAGAAGACATCAACGGATGCACTCTG GTGAAAAACCTTGCAAATGTAAGGAGTGTGGTATTGCGTTCAAACATTCTAGGTCTCTGAAAAGACATCAAAGGATTCATTCTG GTGAGGGGCCGTTCATGTGTGGTATTTGCAAGAAGTcgttccaacaaaaaaattctttgtcgTTTCACATGGATGTTCACAGCG CAGGTGAAAAGTCTCACAAATGA
- the LOC119083260 gene encoding zinc finger protein 2 homolog isoform X1, whose translation MDPLERDMDDSFAGIPAEGLFQTILSEVERLQLEHFNNTTVTFDSLLLNHSRCDSVYLDEMLTEFGSEFPAVESDAGLYDRAPSDCGIRLPKTNHNKVIRSHISNFVEENCEEISPIKNGCGCEIQTNSTVSGGEFMTIISQLKQQQDMILELLKNNLAVNSHTKQQDEMILQLRQQLNTLTELHQTSRIDESLQNTQVDQEPAAEPSDGTQFNEINEIVTNTTNELSPLSDSGRMEQLQEIEGVQSPTADITQSIDDASELGRPEHPMPLYQEDNLNQSERSLRIKQVRSIRIRKAYGKHSTCNLGSTETSAENPRNSRKRSKIYTCGECKKQFNRKSNFTVHLRIHSGEKPFQCEESSAAFNRSDNLRTHQRTHSGEKPYQCKECNSAFNRLGNLRTHQRTHSGEKPYQCKECNSAFNRSNNLRTHQRIHSGEKPYQCKECNSAFSQSSSLRTHQRIHSGEKPYQCKECNSAFNQSEHLRRHQRMHSGEKPCKCKECGIAFKHSRSLKRHQRIHSGEGPFMCGICKKSFQQKNSLSFHMDVHSAGEKSHK comes from the exons ATGGATCCATTAGAG cGGGACATGGACGATTCATTTGCTGGAATTCCTGCAGAAGGATTGTTCCAAACAATTCTATCGGAAGTTGAACGACTGCAACTTGAACATTTCAATAATACTACTGTCACCTTCGATAGTCTCCTTCTGAATCACAGTAGATGTGATAGTGTATATCTGGACGAAATGTTAACCGAGTTCGGATCGGAATTTCCAGCAGTTGAATCAGACGCTGGACTCTACGACAGAGCTCCAAGTGATTGTGGCATCCGACTACCGAAAACTAATCATAACAAAGTGATACGTAGCCACATTAGCAACTTCGTCGAAGAAAACTGCGAAGAAATCAGTCCGATCAAAAACGGCTGTGGTTGTGAGATACAGACAAATTCGACGGTATCAGGTGGAGAGTTTATGACTATAATAAGTCAATTGAAACAGCAGCAGGACATGATTCTAGAATTGCTAAAGAATAACTTGGCTGTGAACAGTCACACGAAGCAGCAAGATGAAATGATATTACAATTGCGACAGCAGTTGAACACCTTAACCGAGCTTCACCAGACGAGTCGGATAGACGAAAGCCTGCAGAACACACAA GTTGATCAAGAACCAGCAGCTGAACCTAGTGACGGAACGCAGTTCaatgaaatcaatgaaattgtcACTAACACAACGAATGAACTATCGCCACTAAGTGACTCTGGTCGAATGGAACAACTTCAAGA AATCGAGGGTGTGCAGTCGCCTACAGCGGACATAACGCAATCGATCGACGATGCCTCAGAATTAGGGCGGCCAGAACACCCAATGCCGTTATATCAAGAAGATAATTTGAACCAATCAGAACGCTCATTGAGGATTAAACAG GTTCGCTCCATCCGGATTAGGAAAGCTTATGGGAAACATAGTACGTGTAATTTAGGCAGCACCGAGACATCTGCTGAAAACCCACGAAACTCTCGTAAAA GATCGAAAATTTATACCTGTGGAGAGTGTAAAAAGCAATTCAATAGGAAGAGCAATTTTACCGTTCATTTGAGGATCCATAGTG gTGAGAAGCCATTTCAGTGTGAGGAGAGCAGTGCCGCTTTCAATCGATCAGACAATTTGAGAACACATCAACGGACTCACTCTG GTGAGAAGCCCTACCAGTGTAAGGAGTGTAATTCTGCTTTCAATCGATTAGGCAATTTGAGAACACATCAACGGACTCACTCTG gtGAGAAGCCCTACCAGTGTAAGGAGTGTAATTCTGCTTTCAATCGATCAAACAATTTGAGAACACATCAACGGATTCATTCCG gtGAGAAGCCCTACCAGTGTAAGGAGTGTAATTCTGCTTTCAGTCAATCAAGCAGTTTGAGAACACATCAACGGATTCATTCCG gtGAGAAGCCCTACCAGTGTAAGGAGTGTAATTCTGCTTTCAATCAATCAGAGCATTTGAGAAGACATCAACGGATGCACTCTG GTGAAAAACCTTGCAAATGTAAGGAGTGTGGTATTGCGTTCAAACATTCTAGGTCTCTGAAAAGACATCAAAGGATTCATTCTG GTGAGGGGCCGTTCATGTGTGGTATTTGCAAGAAGTcgttccaacaaaaaaattctttgtcgTTTCACATGGATGTTCACAGCG CAGGTGAAAAGTCTCACAAATGA